A stretch of DNA from Streptomyces venezuelae:
CTGCTGCTGGCCGCCGCCGTAGCCACCCTGGCCACCGCGACCGGAGGTCTTGGTGACCTTGGCCGTGGCGTTGCGCAGGCTGGGGCCGACTTCCTCGACGTCCAGCTCGAAGACCGTGCGCTTGACACCCTCGCGGTCCTCGTACGAGCGCTGGCGGAGCCGGCCCTGTACGACGACGCGCATGCCGCGCTGGAGCGACTCGGCCACGTTCTCGGCCGCCTGGCGCCACACCGAGCAGGTCAGGAACAGGCTCTCGCCGTCCTTCCACTCATTGGTCTGGCGGTCGAAGGTGCGGGGAGTGGACGCGACACGGAACTTCGCGACCGCCGCACCCGAGGGGGTGAAGCGCAGCTCGGGGTCGTCGACGAGATTGCCGACGACCGTGATGACGGTCTCGCCTGCCATGGATGAACCTCTCGGCGGGGATTGCTGCTGGCTGCTAGTGCTACTCGGACCCGATTACCGCTGAACCGAAGTTCAGTGGGTCTCGGGACGGAGGACCTTGGTCCGGAGGACCGACTCGTTCAGGTTCATCTGGCGGTCGAGCTCCTTGACGACCGCAGGCTCGGCCTGCAGGTCGATGACCGAGTAGATGCCCTCGGGCTTCTTCTTGATCTCGTAAGCGAGACGACGACGGCCCCAGGTGTCGACCTTCTCGACCTTTCCGTTGCCCTCACGGACGACGGAGAGGAAGTTCTCGATCAGCGGGGAGACAGCGCGCTCCTCGAGATCGGGGTCGAGGATGACCATCACCTCGTAGTGACGCATGTGGAACCCACCTCCTTTGGACTCAGCGGCCACGGTCGTTCCGTGGCAGGAGGGTCGTGATGCGTGTTGCACGGCATCCGGCCGCTCGGAAGGACTCAGAGCAGACGGCAGACACCAGTGCAGTCGTACAGAGTACCTGCTCCCCTCCTTCCGGTTGAAATCCGGCAGGAGAGGACCACAATCTGTACACATCGGGTGTGCGCGATGCTATGCCCGCCTCAGCCAGGAGGTGCCTTCCGATGGCACAGGCAATGCGAAGCCGGTCCCCCATCTCCCTGCTCGCCACCGACGGCAAGCCCCATCCCCTTCAGGACGCCCTGCTCGCGGCAACACTGGTGCTGGGCGCCGTGGCGTTGATCACGGCCTTCTTCCCCGATCTGCACCTGCTCACCTCGTGGGCCGGGCTGATCGGGATCCTCACGGGCGGCTACGGACAGTTCATTTCCGAGACCACGCGCGAGCGTTTCGCACTGGTCGTCGGGCTGGGCGCGTCCGCGCTCGGCTTCTTCCTGGGCATGGCTCACGGAGGCCTGTTCGGCGGCCTGATCGGCTGACCGGGGCACCTTCGCGGCAGGGCGCCCCTTGTCCCCCGGATGGGTGGCGCCCTTGTCACAGTAGGCTTCGCGGCATACCCAGCGAAGCCGCCGGAGGAGCGCCCCGCATGAGCCTGTCCCTGAGGACCATCAGCCGAGAGCAGCATCTGGCTTATCTCCAGAGCCTGCCCTCGGCTAGTCACTGCCAGGTCCCGGCGTGGGCCGACGTGAAGAACGAGTGGCGGTCCGAGAACCTCGGTTGGTTCGACAAGTCCGGCGAACTCGTCGGCGCCGCCCTGGTGTTGTACCGCCAGCTGCCCAAGGTGAAGCGGTACCTGGCGTACCTGCCGGAGGGCCCCGTCATCAACTGGTACGCCCCCAATCTGGAGGAGTGGCTCCAGCCGATGCTGGCCCACCTCAAGCAGCAGGGTGCGTTCACCGTGAAGATGGGTCCGCCGGTGGTCATCCGCCGCTGGAACTCGGCCGCCATCAAGTCGGGCATCCAGGACCCGGAGGTCAAGCGCCTGCGCGATGTGGAGCCTTCGCACATCGAGCCCCGCGCCTTCGAGGTGTCGGACAAGCTGCGCCGGATGGGCTGGCAGCAGGGCGAGGACGGCGGCGCCGGATTCGGTGACGTCCAGCCGCGCTACGTGTTCCAGGTGCCGCTGGCCAACCGTTCGCTGGACGATGTCCTCAAGGGCTTCAACCAGCTGTGGCGCCGCAACATCAAGAAGGCCGAGAAGGCCGGCGTCGAGGTGGTCCAGGGCGGTTACGAGGACCTGCCCACCTGGCAGCACCTGTACGAGATCACGGCCGAGCGCGACAAGTTCCGCCCGCGCCCGCTCAGCTACTTCCAGCGCCAGTGGACGGCCCTCAACTCCGAGGACCCCAACCGGATGCGGCTGTACATCGCCAAGCACGAAGGGGAGCCGCTGGCCGCCGCCACGATGCTCACCGTCGGCCAGCACGTCTGGTACTCGTACGGTGCCTCGGCCAACCACAAGCGCGAGGTGCGCCCCTCGAACGCGATGCAGTGGCGGATGCTGCGGGATTCCTACGCCCTCGGCGCGAGCGTGTACGACCTGCGCGGTATCAGTGACACCCTGGACGAGAACGACCACCTGTTCGGTCTGATCCAGTTCAAGGTGGGTACCGGCGGCGAGGCCGTCGAGTACGTCGGCGAGTGGGACTTCCCGCTCAACAAGCTGCTGCACAAGGCGCTCGACATCTATATGTCGCGCCGCTGAGAGAACGCTGAGAGAAGGGGTCCGGACAGGCATGGCGCTCACGCTCTACGTCGACACCGCGCGCTGGCGTGCGCACCAGAAGCAGGTGTTCGACCAGTTCCCCGGGCTGATCCCGGTCTGCAAGGGCAATGGCTACGGGTTCGGCCACGACCGGCTCGCCGAGGAGGCGACCCGGCTGGGGACCGACATCCTGGCGGTCGGCACCACATACGAGGCCGCGAAGATCAAGGACATGTTCAGCGGCGACCTGCTGGTCCTGACCCCGTTCCGGCGGGGTGAGGACCCGGTGCCGCTGCCGGACCGGGTGATCCGCTCGGTGTCCTCGGTGGACGGGGTGCGCGGGCTGGTGGGTGCCCGGGTGGTCATCGAGTGCATGAGCTCGATGAAGCGCCACGGGGTGTCCGAGCAGGATCTCGGCATGCTGGCCGGGGCCATCGAGGACGTGCGGCTGGAGGGTTTCGCCCTGCACCTGCCCCTGGACCGGCCGGACGGCTCGGACGCCGTCGAGGAGGTCATCGGCTGGATGGACCGGCTGCGGGCCGCCCGGCTGCCGCTGCACACGATGTTCGTGAGCCACCTGCGGGCGGAGGAGCAGACCCGGCTCCAGCAGCAGTTCCCGCAGACCCGCTTCCGGGCCCGGATCGGGACCCGGCTGTGGCTGGGCGACCACGAGGCGACCGAGTACAAGGGGTCGGTCCTGGACGTCACCCGGGTGGCCAAGGGAGACCGGTTCGGCTACCGGCAGCAGAAGGCCGCCTCGGACGGCTGGCTGGTCGTCGTCGCCGGCGGCACCTCGCACGGGGTGGGCCTGGAGGCCCCGAAGGCGCTGCACGGGGTGATGCCGCGGGCCAAGGGCGTGGCCCGGGCGGGTCTCGCCACCGTCAACCGGAACCTTTCGCCGTTCGTGTGGGCGGGCAAGCAGCGCTGGTTCGCCGAACCGCCGCACATGCAGGTGTCGATCCTGTTCGTGCCGTCGGACGCGACGGAGCCGAAGGTGGGCGACGAGCTGGTCGCGCACCTTCGGCACACGACCACTCAGTTCGACCGTTCGGTCGACCGCTGACCCCACTCGACCCGCTGTCCCTCCGAGGGCGCCGCCTGCTGCGGCGCCCTCGCGGCGTCTCTGAGGACGAACACGTCCGGGGCGCCGTCGAGGATCCCGCCCGAGGGGTCGTCCGAGCCGTCCCGGCGTACCGGGTCCCGTTCGGGCCGCAGGATGTCGCGTACGACCATCGCGCACAGGTAGAGGGTGGCCAGCAGGTGGGCGGCGATCGCCAGCTGGTAGCCCTCCAGGGGCAGGCCCTGGTGCTTGTCGTTGCTGGTGGTGTACGCGAGGTACATCCAGATGCCGAGGAAGTACATGACCTCACCGGCCTGCCAGATCAGGATGTCGCGCCAGCGCGGGCGGGCCAGTGCCGCCAGCGGGATCAGCCACAGCACGTACTGCGGCGAGTAGACCTTGTTGGTCAGGATGAAGGCGGCGACGACCAGGAAGGCGAGCTGTGCGAACCGCGGTCGGCGGGGCGCGGTCAGGGCCAGCAGGCCGATGCCCGCGCAGAGCAGCAGGGTGAGCGCGGTGGCGAAGGTGTTGGCGCCTTCCAGGGGGTTCCCGGAGCGCTGTGAGATCAGCAGCCAGACGGAGCCGAAGTCGATGGGGCGTTCCTGGCTGAAGGTGTAGAATTTCGTCCAGCCCTCCCAGGCCCAGATCATCACGGGCAGGTTGACCAGCAGCCAGGAGCCCGCAGCGCCGAGGGCCGCGGTCCCGAAGGCCCGCCACTTCCCGGCCCGCCAGCACAGCACGAAGAGCGGGCCGAGCAGCAGGACGGGGTAGAGCTTGGCGGCGGTGGCCAGGCCGATGAGGATGCCGAAGGCCAGCGCCCGGCCGCGGGACCACATGAGCATCGCGGCGGCGGTCAGGGCGAGGGCCAGCAGGTCCCAGTTGATGGTTGCGGTGAGCGCGAAGGCCGGTGCGAGGGCGAAGAGCAGGGCGTCCCAGGGCCGACGGCGGTGGGTGCGGGCGACACAGACGGCGATGACGGCCGTGCAGGCCATCAGCATGCCGGCGTTGACCATCCAGTAGATCTGCTCGCGGTGCTGCATGGAGCCGCTGCCGGGGGTCAGCCAGGAGGCGATCTCCATGAACAGTCCGGTGAGTACGGGGTACTCGAGGTACTGCATGTCGCCGGGGAGCCGGTCGAAGTACGGGGTGAGGTTGTCGGCGAAGCCGCGTACCACGTACAGGTGCGGGATGTCGGAGTAGCAGGCGTGGGTGTACTGGGAGCTCGCGCCCTTGAACCACGCCCAGTTGTAGCAGGGCAGTTTCTGCACCATGCCCAGGGCGAACATGCCGAGGGCGACGAGGACCACGACCCGGACCGGGGTCAGCCAGTGGCCGCCGAACAGGGCGTGGCGGCCGAGCGGGCCGCCGATGATCTGGCTGCCTGCGGCGGCGACCTCGTCCTCCCGGGTGGGTGGTACGGGGTGGTCCTCGTGCACCTTGGTCATGCGTTCATCCTGCCGTACCGGGGTCAGCCGGTGTCCTCACCGGAGGGTCCCCAGATGGTGCTGCCGTCCGTTGAGCCGGAACCGCTGGTGGTACCACTGGTGGTTCCGCTGGTCGATCCGCTGGTGGTGCCACCCGGGCGGCCCGGCTTGCCGGACTTGCTCGGGGAGGGGCTGATGCCACCGGGGCCGCCGTTGGCTCCGCCGTCGCTCATCCCTCCGTTGTCGATGCCGGTGGTGGTGCCTGCATCGGAGTTGCAGTCCCACTGCCACGGCTTGCAGGAGGGCTTGCCGCCCTTCGACGGGCTCGGCGAGGGGGAGGGGCTGACCTCCTGCTTCTTCGATTCCGAAGGGGAGGGGGAGGGCGACGGGCTCGGGCTGGGGGACGGCGCGCCGGCCGAGTCGGCGGTGACGCCGATGTCCTCGGCCTCGGGGAACTTCTTGATCGGAAGGCCCTTCAGCGCGGCCTTCATGTAGTCGGTCCAGATCACGGCGGGGATGTCGCCACCGTGGATGGAGTCGACGCCACCGGTGCCGTTCATCGACTCGAGGGTCTTGACCTTGGCGTTGGGGTCGGTCCGGAAGAGGGTGACCGCGGTGGAGAGTTCCGGGGTGTAGCCGACGAACCAGGCCGACTTGTTCTTGTCGGTGGTTCCGGTCTTGCCGGCGGCCGGCCGGCCGAGCTTCTTGGCCTTGGTGCCGGTTCCGTTCTCGACGACGTTCTCGAGGACCTTGGTGACGTTGTCGGCGACGGCGTTGTCCATCGCCCGCTCCGCCTTGGGTGCCTCGAAGCCGGCCAGCTCCTCGCCGTTCTGGACCACCTTGGTGACGGAGAACGGCTCGCGGTGGGTACCCGAGGCGGCGAAGGTGGCGTAGGAGTCGGCCATCCGGATGGCGCTGGGGGTGGAGGTGCCCAGGGCGAACGAGGCGTCGTTGTTGGGGTTCATCGACTCCTTGAGGATGCCGGTGGCCTGGGCCACCTTGCGCACCTTGTCGTGGCCGACGTCGAAGACGAGCTGGGCGAACGGCACGTTGATGGACTTCTCCATCGACTCGTTCAGGGTCACGTAGCCGTAGGGGAAGGAGCTCTCGTTCTTCTGCCGGAACGGCTTGCCGGAGGCGTCGCGCAGCGGCTTGCCCGCCCGGTTGTTGATCACGGTGAGGTCGTTGGCCGGGTACTTGCTGTCGACGGAGAGGCCCTCGCCGTCGGAGTTCTGGGTGCCGTACTCCATGGCTGCGGCCAGCACGTACGGCTTCCAGGTGGAGCCGACCGGGACACCGGTGGTGTTGGCGTTGTTGTTGAAGTACTTCTGGTCCCAGCCCGGACCGCCGTACAGGGCGACGATGGCGCCGGTCTTCACATCGACGGAGGCGGCGCCGAACTGCACATTGGTGTCGTGGGCGGGCCGCTTCTTCGGGTCGAGGAAGTCCTTGCGGGTGTCGTCGACCGCCTTGGTCAGCGCGTCCACCCGGGGCTTCTGGAAGGTGGTGTAGATCCGGTAGCCGCCCTTGGCCATCTGCTCGACCGTGAGGTTCTTGGTCTTCATCACGTACTGCTTGGCCGTCTCGACCAGGTAGCCGGTCTGGCCGGTGAGCGAGCGGGCCTGCTCGGAGTCGATGAGCTTGGGGAAACCTGCGGCCTTGTGCTGGTCGCGTTCCTGCGGGGTCATCCGGCCGACCTCGACCTCGCGGTCGAGCACCCAGGCCCAGCGCTTCGCGGCCCGGTCGGCGTTGGCCTCCGGGGTGGCGGCGCTGCCGATGCCGCCGTCCGGGTTGTAGAGGTTGGGACCCTTGAGGACCTGGGCGAGGAAGGCGCTCTCGGAGGGCGTGAGGTGGTTGCAGTCCTTGCCGAAGTAGGCCCGGGAGGCAGCCTGGATGCCGTAGGCGTCGCGTCCGTAGTAGGCGGTGTTCAGGTAGCCCGCGAGGACGACGTCCTTCTCCTCGGTGACACCGAGCTTTATCGAGATGAAGAGCTCGGTGACCTTCCGCTTGAGGGTCTGCTCGGAGCTGAGGAAGGTGTTCTTGACGTACTGCTGGGTGATCGTCGAGCCACCCTGGGTGGAGCCGCCGGTGGCCATGTTGTAGACGGCGCGGCCCACGCCCATGGGGTCCACGCCCTTGTCGGTCTCGAAGGACGCGTTCTCGGCTGCGATCACCGCGTTCCGCATCGACTTCGGGATCTTGTCGATGGTGACGATCTGCCGGTTGGTGGTGCCACCGGTGGCCGCCATCTGGGAGCCGTCAGCCCAGTAGTAGACGTTGTTCTGGGCCTTGGCCGCCTTGTGGGGGTCGGGGGTGCCGACCATGGCGATACCGATGCCGGCGCCCGCCGTCACGATCGCGAAGAACCCCAGAGCGGTCCCGCCGACCAGCTTCCAGGACGGCATGAAGCGCTGCCAGCCGTGCTTGTCGGACCGCGGGTAATTGATGAACCGCTTGTCCGGCCGGCCGCGGCCGGAGCCGCGCTGGGCGGCCCGACGGGCCTCGGCACGGCTGCCGTGGGCGGTCTGACCGCCGTACGGGCCGCTGTGCGAGGTGGTGGGGACATCGCGTCCGGGCATGGCGCTGCGGCCGGTGCCGCGCTGGCCGGCCCGGCGGGACGCTGCTCGGCCGCCGCCCTGAGGCTGCGGCGGTTTGCGGCGGTGCTCGCTCATGGCGCACAGACTACGCACGTTCAAAACCCAACCAGTGCCGAAGTTCACCCCAAATCCGGCAACTTGCCTGGTGCGAATTGGTGATGTGACACCGGTCACCATGCCCTCCCTTGTGAGCGGAGGCGGCCCGTTCTATCGTCTGGATGTATCGAGTCGATACATCGGCCCGACATGACATACGGGACCATGAGGTGGGGGAGGGAGCTGGCGGATGAGTCGACGCTCGGGCATCCTCGAGTTCGCCGTCCTCGGCCTGCTCCGCGAATCCCCCATGCACGGGTATGAACTGCGCAAGCGGCTCAACACCTCGCTGGGGGTCTTCCGGGCATTCAGCTACGGGACGCTCTACCCCTGCCTCAAGACGCTGGTCGCCAACGGCTGGTTGATCGAAGAACCGGGCAATGCTCCGGAGGACGCCCTTGCCGCTTCACTCGCAGGGCGGCGGGCCAAGATCGTCTACCGGTTGACGGCGGCAGGCAAGGAACACTTCGAGGAGCTCCTTTCCCACACCGGGCCGGAGACCTGGGAGGACGAGTCCTTCGCCGCCCGCTTCGCCTTCTTCGGCCAGACCGAGCGGGAGGTGCGGATGCGGGTCCTGGAGGGCCGCCGCAGCCGGCTGGAGGAGCGCCTCGAGAAGATGCGCGCCTCGCTCGCCCGCACCCGGGAACGCGTCGACGACTACACGCTGGAGCTGCAACGGCACGGCATGGAGTCCGTCGAGCGCGAAGTCCGCTGGCTGAACGAGCTGATTGAGAGTGAGCGGGCGGGACGGGACCAGAGACGTCCCGGTCCGTCCGACGAAACCGAAAAATGAGGCCCTGCAGCTCGCAGGCCTCGTCCGAGAACAAACAGGGAGCAACCGGAATGGGTTCGGTTCGCGTAGCCATCGTCGGCGTGGGCAACTGCGCCGCCTCGCTGGTGCAGGGCGTCGAGTACTACAAGGACGCCGACCCGGCCACCAAGGTCCCGGGTCTGATGCACGTGCAGTTCGGCGACTACCACGTGCGTGACGTCGAGTTCGTCGCGGCCTTCGATGTCGACGCGAAGAAGGTCGGCCTCGACCTCTCGGACGCCATCGGCGCCAGCGAGAACAACACCATCAAGATCTGCGACGTCCCGCGCAAGGGCGTGACCGTGCAGCGCGGCCACACCTACGACGGCCTGGGCAAGTACTACCGGATGACCATCGAGGAGTCCTCCGAGGCCCCGGTCGACGTGGTCCAGGTCCTGAAGGACAAGCAGGTCGACGTTCTGGTCTGCTACCTGCCCGTCGGTTCCGAGGACGCCGCGAAGTTCTACGCGCAGTGCGCCATCGACGCCAAGGTCGCGTTCGTCAACGCCCTCCCGGTCTTCATCGCCGGCACCAAGGAGTGGGCGGACAAGTTCACCGAGGCCGGTGTCCCGATCGTCGGCGACGACATCAAGTCCCAGGTCGGCGCAACCATCACGCACCGCGTGATGGCCAAGCTGTTCGAGGACCGCGGTGTCCGTCTTGAGCGCACCATGCAGCTCAACGTCGGCGGCAACATGGACTTCAAGAACATGCTGGAGCGCGACCGCCTGGAGTCGAAGAAGATCTCCAAGACCCAGGCCGTCACATCGCAGATCCCCGACCGTGAGCTCGGCGAGAAGAACGTCCACATCGGCCCGTCCGACTACGTCGCGTGGCTCGACGACCGCAAGTGGGCCTACGTCCGCCTCGAGGGCCGCGCCTTCGGTGACGTTCCGCTGAACCTGGAGTACAAGCTCGAGGTCTGGGACTCCCCGAACTCCGCGGGTGTCATCATCGACGCCCTGCGCGCCGCGAAGATCGCCAAGGACCGCGGCATCGGCGGCCCGATCCTCTCGGCGTCCAGCTACTTCATGAAGTCCCCGCCGGTCCAGTACTTCGACGACGAGGCCCTGGCCAACGTCGAGAAGTTCATCAAGGGCGAGGTCGAGCGCTAAGCACGACAGACGAGGCGAGCCAAGGGTTCGCCTTCTCTTCCGCGGAGGGTCCCCGGGCAATATGCCCGGGGACCCTCCGCGTATGTGACCCTAGCCCTCATGGCTGTCGTACGGGATCTGCGCGTGCTGCTGCGCCTGAGGGACTTCCGGAAGCTGCTTGCCGTACGACTGCTGTCCCAGGCGGCCGACGGCGTCTACCAGGTGGCCCTCGCCACCTATGTGGTGTTCTCCCCCGAGAAGCAGACCTCGGCCACCGCCATTGCCTCCACCATGGCGGTCCTGCTGCTCCCCTACTCGGCGATCGGCCCGTTCGCCGGGGTCCTGCTGGACCGGTGGCGCCGCCGCCAGGTCTTCCTCTACGGCAATCTGCTCCGCGCCCTCCTGGCCTGTGTCACCGGGATACTGATCGTGGCGCAGGTGCCGGACTGGCTGTTCTACGCCTCTGCCCTCTCGGTCACCGCCGTCAACCGTTTCGTCCTGGCGGGGCTGTCCGCCTCCCTGCCCCGGGTGGTCGGTCCCGAGCAGCTGGTCATCGCCAATGCGCTGTCTCCCACCGCGGGCACCCTGGCGGCAACCGCCGGCGGGGGGCTGGCCTTCCTGGTCCGCCTGCTGGCCGCCGAGTCCAATGCCGTGGTGGTGCTGCTGGGCGCCGGCCTCTACCTGTGTGCCGCCCTGGCCTCGCTGCGGCTGCCCATCGCCCTGCTCGGCCCCGACCACGACCCGGCGCACCGGCA
This window harbors:
- a CDS encoding MFS transporter — translated: MAVVRDLRVLLRLRDFRKLLAVRLLSQAADGVYQVALATYVVFSPEKQTSATAIASTMAVLLLPYSAIGPFAGVLLDRWRRRQVFLYGNLLRALLACVTGILIVAQVPDWLFYASALSVTAVNRFVLAGLSASLPRVVGPEQLVIANALSPTAGTLAATAGGGLAFLVRLLAAESNAVVVLLGAGLYLCAALASLRLPIALLGPDHDPAHRHPTPLEGIALTVRGMAAGLRHLSERRPAAQALAAMTSMRFCYGALTVMVLMLCRYAWADRESDGLALLGLAVGASGAGFFTAAVITPWLVGRLGTRGCITACAGSAAVLVPALGLFFAPGPMLAAAFVLGLATQGAKIATDTEVQSRVDDDFRGRVFSLYDVLFNVAFVTAAAAAALILPADGKSVTLIVCVAVLYAATAVGLARRGRRFT
- a CDS encoding inositol-3-phosphate synthase, with translation MGSVRVAIVGVGNCAASLVQGVEYYKDADPATKVPGLMHVQFGDYHVRDVEFVAAFDVDAKKVGLDLSDAIGASENNTIKICDVPRKGVTVQRGHTYDGLGKYYRMTIEESSEAPVDVVQVLKDKQVDVLVCYLPVGSEDAAKFYAQCAIDAKVAFVNALPVFIAGTKEWADKFTEAGVPIVGDDIKSQVGATITHRVMAKLFEDRGVRLERTMQLNVGGNMDFKNMLERDRLESKKISKTQAVTSQIPDRELGEKNVHIGPSDYVAWLDDRKWAYVRLEGRAFGDVPLNLEYKLEVWDSPNSAGVIIDALRAAKIAKDRGIGGPILSASSYFMKSPPVQYFDDEALANVEKFIKGEVER
- a CDS encoding single-stranded DNA-binding protein, with translation MAGETVITVVGNLVDDPELRFTPSGAAVAKFRVASTPRTFDRQTNEWKDGESLFLTCSVWRQAAENVAESLQRGMRVVVQGRLRQRSYEDREGVKRTVFELDVEEVGPSLRNATAKVTKTSGRGGQGGYGGGQQQGGGGGNWGGAPSGGQQGGGAPSDDPWASSAPAGGQQQGGGGGWGGNSGGSGGGYSDEPPF
- a CDS encoding transglycosylase domain-containing protein encodes the protein MSEHRRKPPQPQGGGRAASRRAGQRGTGRSAMPGRDVPTTSHSGPYGGQTAHGSRAEARRAAQRGSGRGRPDKRFINYPRSDKHGWQRFMPSWKLVGGTALGFFAIVTAGAGIGIAMVGTPDPHKAAKAQNNVYYWADGSQMAATGGTTNRQIVTIDKIPKSMRNAVIAAENASFETDKGVDPMGVGRAVYNMATGGSTQGGSTITQQYVKNTFLSSEQTLKRKVTELFISIKLGVTEEKDVVLAGYLNTAYYGRDAYGIQAASRAYFGKDCNHLTPSESAFLAQVLKGPNLYNPDGGIGSAATPEANADRAAKRWAWVLDREVEVGRMTPQERDQHKAAGFPKLIDSEQARSLTGQTGYLVETAKQYVMKTKNLTVEQMAKGGYRIYTTFQKPRVDALTKAVDDTRKDFLDPKKRPAHDTNVQFGAASVDVKTGAIVALYGGPGWDQKYFNNNANTTGVPVGSTWKPYVLAAAMEYGTQNSDGEGLSVDSKYPANDLTVINNRAGKPLRDASGKPFRQKNESSFPYGYVTLNESMEKSINVPFAQLVFDVGHDKVRKVAQATGILKESMNPNNDASFALGTSTPSAIRMADSYATFAASGTHREPFSVTKVVQNGEELAGFEAPKAERAMDNAVADNVTKVLENVVENGTGTKAKKLGRPAAGKTGTTDKNKSAWFVGYTPELSTAVTLFRTDPNAKVKTLESMNGTGGVDSIHGGDIPAVIWTDYMKAALKGLPIKKFPEAEDIGVTADSAGAPSPSPSPSPSPSPSESKKQEVSPSPSPSPSKGGKPSCKPWQWDCNSDAGTTTGIDNGGMSDGGANGGPGGISPSPSKSGKPGRPGGTTSGSTSGTTSGTTSGSGSTDGSTIWGPSGEDTG
- a CDS encoding glycosyltransferase family 87 protein — translated: MTKVHEDHPVPPTREDEVAAAGSQIIGGPLGRHALFGGHWLTPVRVVVLVALGMFALGMVQKLPCYNWAWFKGASSQYTHACYSDIPHLYVVRGFADNLTPYFDRLPGDMQYLEYPVLTGLFMEIASWLTPGSGSMQHREQIYWMVNAGMLMACTAVIAVCVARTHRRRPWDALLFALAPAFALTATINWDLLALALTAAAMLMWSRGRALAFGILIGLATAAKLYPVLLLGPLFVLCWRAGKWRAFGTAALGAAGSWLLVNLPVMIWAWEGWTKFYTFSQERPIDFGSVWLLISQRSGNPLEGANTFATALTLLLCAGIGLLALTAPRRPRFAQLAFLVVAAFILTNKVYSPQYVLWLIPLAALARPRWRDILIWQAGEVMYFLGIWMYLAYTTSNDKHQGLPLEGYQLAIAAHLLATLYLCAMVVRDILRPERDPVRRDGSDDPSGGILDGAPDVFVLRDAARAPQQAAPSEGQRVEWGQRSTERSN
- a CDS encoding alanine racemase yields the protein MALTLYVDTARWRAHQKQVFDQFPGLIPVCKGNGYGFGHDRLAEEATRLGTDILAVGTTYEAAKIKDMFSGDLLVLTPFRRGEDPVPLPDRVIRSVSSVDGVRGLVGARVVIECMSSMKRHGVSEQDLGMLAGAIEDVRLEGFALHLPLDRPDGSDAVEEVIGWMDRLRAARLPLHTMFVSHLRAEEQTRLQQQFPQTRFRARIGTRLWLGDHEATEYKGSVLDVTRVAKGDRFGYRQQKAASDGWLVVVAGGTSHGVGLEAPKALHGVMPRAKGVARAGLATVNRNLSPFVWAGKQRWFAEPPHMQVSILFVPSDATEPKVGDELVAHLRHTTTQFDRSVDR
- a CDS encoding lipid II:glycine glycyltransferase FemX, which gives rise to MSLSLRTISREQHLAYLQSLPSASHCQVPAWADVKNEWRSENLGWFDKSGELVGAALVLYRQLPKVKRYLAYLPEGPVINWYAPNLEEWLQPMLAHLKQQGAFTVKMGPPVVIRRWNSAAIKSGIQDPEVKRLRDVEPSHIEPRAFEVSDKLRRMGWQQGEDGGAGFGDVQPRYVFQVPLANRSLDDVLKGFNQLWRRNIKKAEKAGVEVVQGGYEDLPTWQHLYEITAERDKFRPRPLSYFQRQWTALNSEDPNRMRLYIAKHEGEPLAAATMLTVGQHVWYSYGASANHKREVRPSNAMQWRMLRDSYALGASVYDLRGISDTLDENDHLFGLIQFKVGTGGEAVEYVGEWDFPLNKLLHKALDIYMSRR
- the rpsF gene encoding 30S ribosomal protein S6 translates to MRHYEVMVILDPDLEERAVSPLIENFLSVVREGNGKVEKVDTWGRRRLAYEIKKKPEGIYSVIDLQAEPAVVKELDRQMNLNESVLRTKVLRPETH
- a CDS encoding PadR family transcriptional regulator — translated: MSRRSGILEFAVLGLLRESPMHGYELRKRLNTSLGVFRAFSYGTLYPCLKTLVANGWLIEEPGNAPEDALAASLAGRRAKIVYRLTAAGKEHFEELLSHTGPETWEDESFAARFAFFGQTEREVRMRVLEGRRSRLEERLEKMRASLARTRERVDDYTLELQRHGMESVEREVRWLNELIESERAGRDQRRPGPSDETEK